From a region of the Aeoliella mucimassa genome:
- a CDS encoding helix-turn-helix domain-containing protein — protein sequence MLIADAHAVGRRSLTRIEAAKRLGCSVTTIDNRIRTGAIKAIRNGRLVRIPLAEIERVESDGIEA from the coding sequence ATGCTCATCGCCGATGCACACGCTGTCGGTCGCCGTAGCCTAACTCGCATCGAAGCCGCCAAGCGGCTGGGGTGCTCTGTTACCACTATCGACAACCGGATTCGAACCGGAGCCATCAAGGCTATTCGCAACGGTCGATTGGTGCGAATTCCACTCGCGGAGATCGAACGCGTCGAAAGCGATGGAATCGAAGCCTGA
- a CDS encoding helix-turn-helix domain-containing protein, with product MAVPNDFSEGKSRAARSLHCSGQTIATLRDSVGFTQAELARRAGYSTRLIRKAESGGSLARRTIRDLADALSTEERIVSVKDLVITEEMIAKRLLESLRTSPHSVMEDVYDAFAADASILCSGDPSICPFAGSWHGTTRLRRWFATLQATLGSRLKRFQAVETNRSKNIVFVWGGFPRRGEPLCNEQERIALRFQFQALEIRLLEIVFDSSQCRRNPVPVPMGAGSS from the coding sequence ATGGCGGTGCCAAATGATTTTTCAGAGGGGAAAAGTCGTGCAGCAAGGTCGCTCCATTGCAGTGGCCAGACCATCGCGACTTTACGTGACTCAGTCGGATTCACCCAAGCCGAACTTGCCCGACGAGCGGGCTATAGCACTCGTTTGATTCGCAAGGCGGAGTCGGGCGGATCGCTTGCGCGACGCACCATTCGCGACTTGGCCGATGCGCTGAGTACCGAAGAACGAATCGTGTCGGTGAAGGATCTGGTGATCACCGAAGAGATGATTGCCAAGCGACTACTGGAGTCATTGCGTACGTCTCCCCATTCGGTGATGGAAGACGTGTACGATGCGTTCGCAGCAGATGCGAGCATCCTTTGTAGCGGCGATCCAAGTATCTGTCCGTTTGCGGGAAGCTGGCACGGGACCACACGACTGCGCCGATGGTTTGCCACGCTTCAAGCGACACTAGGGAGTCGGCTCAAGAGGTTCCAGGCGGTCGAAACGAATCGCTCGAAGAATATTGTGTTTGTATGGGGCGGCTTTCCACGTCGGGGAGAGCCTCTCTGCAACGAGCAGGAACGGATCGCCCTGAGGTTTCAATTCCAGGCTCTCGAAATCCGGCTGCTGGAGATTGTGTTCGACAGCAGTCAGTGCCGCCGGAATCCGGTGCCGGTCCCTATGGGAGCCGGTAGCTCGTAG
- a CDS encoding helix-turn-helix domain-containing protein, whose amino-acid sequence MATIAHEYLTAQETADLLRISARHLRTLTKSGKVPSIKVAERSYRYPKAELLESLKPQRGAES is encoded by the coding sequence ATGGCCACAATCGCGCATGAGTATCTGACAGCCCAGGAAACCGCGGACCTGCTGCGGATTTCTGCTCGGCACCTGCGAACGCTCACGAAGTCTGGCAAGGTCCCGAGCATCAAGGTAGCGGAGCGGAGCTACCGCTACCCAAAGGCTGAGCTGCTTGAATCTCTAAAGCCCCAGCGTGGGGCGGAAAGCTGA
- a CDS encoding DnaB-like helicase N-terminal domain-containing protein gives MISVSEQPAHAIPLATDATECVLGSMLLDARCIPKVLRVLSAHCIVEPEHAELFRAIERRHRMGQPIDPVLLLRDLQDSEFRHGLGAFMASIAEKVPTTAHAEHYALIVAEAARKRNIYDAASVARQHALNGKSSREILCELHAFADDALREADPAVSELESFPLSEFLKIESKQDFLIDRCITAGQGGVQSARSKSLKTTLAIAEVFALATGTPFMGEYEVKRECSTGIITAESGISTAQETFRRIAKASDATNLEELRNFNLQVSTKIPHLVDQAGRDQLERFIDRFSLECLFVDPTYKAFAGVDDFKLSRMAEVLFPISEIIDRTGCSIVFVHHHRKTPQREGEHYTEPTMEDIGGTGWQQWARFFIMLNRRREWNPETGQHWLWFKTEGSAGFGTRRWLDVCEGRRDDPGGRTWQVELRDPAEGEQAEREEAAARTESLQMESDRRKVCEALAPHPEGLTKSKTQELSKVSRRRWQAVLETMLDLGELELCEVAISNQKTPREGIRLVIDSMDTEAP, from the coding sequence ATGATTTCGGTCTCGGAACAACCTGCACACGCGATCCCGCTGGCTACCGACGCAACGGAATGCGTACTAGGTAGCATGCTGCTGGACGCGCGGTGTATCCCGAAGGTGCTCCGGGTGTTGTCCGCACACTGTATCGTAGAGCCAGAGCACGCCGAGCTATTCCGAGCGATTGAGCGTCGCCACCGAATGGGGCAACCGATCGATCCGGTGCTACTTCTGAGAGACCTCCAAGACTCTGAGTTTCGCCATGGGCTTGGTGCGTTCATGGCATCGATCGCCGAAAAGGTGCCTACCACTGCTCACGCCGAGCATTACGCTCTGATCGTTGCTGAGGCAGCACGGAAGCGAAACATCTACGACGCAGCGAGCGTGGCAAGGCAGCACGCCCTAAACGGCAAATCGAGCCGAGAGATCCTCTGTGAACTCCATGCGTTCGCAGACGATGCTCTTCGCGAAGCAGACCCCGCGGTCAGCGAACTGGAATCGTTTCCGCTCTCGGAGTTCCTCAAGATAGAGAGTAAGCAGGATTTCCTCATTGATCGCTGCATTACCGCCGGTCAGGGAGGGGTGCAATCGGCCCGATCGAAGAGCCTCAAAACGACATTGGCCATAGCTGAGGTGTTTGCACTGGCGACCGGTACCCCATTCATGGGCGAGTACGAAGTGAAGCGAGAGTGCAGCACCGGAATCATCACGGCGGAGTCAGGTATCTCGACGGCTCAAGAGACCTTCCGACGCATTGCCAAGGCTTCCGACGCGACGAATCTCGAGGAATTGAGAAACTTCAACCTGCAGGTTTCCACCAAGATACCGCATTTGGTGGACCAAGCCGGGAGAGATCAACTTGAGCGGTTCATCGATCGATTCTCCCTGGAATGCCTGTTTGTCGACCCGACCTACAAGGCATTCGCGGGGGTCGATGATTTCAAGCTTTCGAGGATGGCCGAGGTGCTATTCCCAATTAGTGAGATCATCGACCGCACCGGTTGTTCGATCGTATTCGTTCATCATCACCGTAAGACACCGCAGCGCGAGGGCGAGCATTACACCGAACCAACGATGGAAGACATCGGCGGTACCGGCTGGCAACAGTGGGCTCGGTTTTTCATCATGCTCAACCGTCGCCGCGAATGGAACCCCGAGACCGGCCAGCACTGGCTGTGGTTCAAGACCGAGGGCTCTGCCGGATTTGGCACTCGCCGTTGGCTCGATGTGTGTGAGGGCCGCAGAGACGATCCAGGCGGCCGCACCTGGCAGGTTGAACTCAGAGACCCGGCCGAGGGTGAACAGGCCGAACGAGAGGAAGCTGCAGCACGCACCGAAAGCCTGCAGATGGAAAGCGACCGCCGCAAGGTCTGCGAAGCACTCGCCCCGCATCCTGAAGGACTCACCAAATCCAAAACTCAAGAACTGTCAAAGGTATCTCGCCGCAGGTGGCAAGCGGTTTTGGAAACGATGCTCGACTTGGGTGAGCTTGAGCTATGCGAGGTTGCCATCAGCAACCAGAAAACACCCCGCGAAGGCATTCGCCTGGTGATTGATTCAATGGATACCGAGGCACCCTAA
- a CDS encoding coiled-coil domain-containing protein: MADVIRNVIVKVKLEQIKADLQAPDMGPVKREIESVKNEVKQATESTKALSKEISSASSESQGSLLTLREESNRLGEGLSKLASAGGLYAVAMDDALPPSIRLFSTLRGGVEQISGMTTLFQQAGGVLAGPWGIAIAGATTAVSIAATTWHSWQQEITDATKDLRLQNDELDKFFEYREILQSERNANRGITRERLSLAQERGDSGEVSKIRAELLSELEAEIQKTVSTQKTIGAARDRGDIGELTGAERYLENFQRRKDILQEQIGIRRDEFRVDQKAIDEQQAVVEAQQAQIVGLQERLKKEKANLLYGSDTDYNTQVDIVKSLETRIQELDPEGTRQKLEELRQREAELQDSQNRTLDLLLDRLETVNSRIVTQQQRILKLEGKSEDVENAALSNQFTRGGSIF, translated from the coding sequence ATGGCCGACGTAATTCGCAACGTAATTGTCAAAGTAAAGCTGGAGCAGATCAAAGCTGACCTGCAGGCTCCCGACATGGGACCTGTGAAGCGTGAGATTGAATCGGTCAAGAACGAAGTGAAGCAAGCCACCGAATCGACAAAAGCGCTTAGCAAGGAAATCTCTTCCGCAAGCTCGGAGTCGCAAGGTTCCTTGCTGACGCTTCGCGAAGAATCCAACCGTCTTGGTGAAGGGCTCTCCAAGCTCGCATCGGCCGGCGGTCTCTATGCCGTGGCGATGGACGATGCACTTCCGCCGTCGATCCGGCTGTTCTCCACGCTGCGGGGCGGTGTTGAGCAAATCAGCGGCATGACGACCCTATTTCAACAAGCGGGTGGTGTGCTGGCGGGACCGTGGGGAATCGCAATCGCTGGTGCCACAACGGCAGTAAGCATTGCCGCTACCACCTGGCATTCGTGGCAGCAAGAAATCACAGACGCTACCAAAGACCTGCGACTCCAGAACGACGAGCTAGATAAGTTCTTTGAGTACCGCGAGATCCTGCAGAGTGAGCGAAACGCGAATCGAGGCATTACCCGCGAACGTCTTAGCCTGGCTCAGGAGCGAGGTGACAGCGGCGAGGTGAGCAAGATTCGCGCTGAACTGCTTTCGGAGTTGGAAGCCGAAATCCAGAAGACGGTCAGCACCCAAAAGACTATCGGTGCAGCGAGAGACCGCGGAGACATTGGCGAGCTGACAGGTGCCGAGCGATACCTTGAGAACTTCCAAAGGCGGAAGGACATCCTACAAGAGCAAATCGGCATTCGTCGCGACGAGTTTCGTGTCGACCAAAAGGCGATCGACGAGCAACAGGCGGTGGTCGAAGCGCAGCAAGCCCAGATTGTCGGCCTGCAAGAACGGCTGAAGAAAGAGAAGGCCAATCTGCTGTATGGCTCAGACACCGACTACAACACACAGGTCGACATCGTCAAATCGCTCGAAACTCGCATTCAAGAACTCGACCCGGAAGGGACACGCCAAAAGCTCGAGGAGCTGCGACAAAGAGAAGCCGAACTGCAAGACTCGCAAAACAGAACTCTCGACCTTCTGCTAGACCGACTGGAGACCGTGAACAGCAGAATCGTAACGCAACAGCAGCGGATTCTGAAGCTCGAAGGCAAATCGGAAGACGTTGAAAACGCTGCACTGAGCAATCAATTCACACGGGGCGGCAGCATCTTCTAA